A genomic window from Pungitius pungitius chromosome 12, fPunPun2.1, whole genome shotgun sequence includes:
- the dus1l gene encoding tRNA-dihydrouridine(16/17) synthase [NAD(P)(+)]-like isoform X1 yields the protein MAKLQGFEFWRKTLKEARFVVAPMVDQSELAWRLLSRRHGAQLCYTPMLHAQVFVRDANYRRENLYNEVCEEDRPLITQFCANDPEVFLQASLLAQDYCDAIDLNLGCPQMIAKRGHYGAFLQDEWELLEKMVRLAHEKLSVPITCKIRVFKELERTVGYAQMLEKAGCQLLTVHGRTKEQKGASTGIANWEHIAAVRKAVNIPVFANGNIHHLSDVERCIQETGVQGVMSAEGNLHNPALFEGCSPPIWEMAEEYLDVVKEHPPCTLSYVRAHLFKLWHHTLQIHQDLREELAKVKTIEGLAGVSKQLRLRCQEEIAKGKDAEEKEGSLPFPHWICQPYVRPAPKEPEVNGDGKISEVKKAVCQKRALEDFDAAADTLSKNKQKKRSRNPHKNFCPEHKPAKYIKCEQCGNPKGNKCDFNLCRSCCKKKAFKEVADCPSHGLRFKTRAEKKKAEEEEKKGSAAETDTSAALQEQSEARLLL from the exons ATGGCCAAGCTCCAAGGCTTCGAGTTCTGGAGGAAGACCCTGAAGGAGGCCCGCTTTGTGGTGGCCCCCATGGTGGACCAGAGCGAGCTTGCTTGGCGCCTGCTGAGCCGCCGTCACGGCGCCCAGCTCTGCTACACCCCCATGCTGCACGCCCAGGTCTTTGTTCGCGACGCCAACTACAGGCGGGAAAACCTGTACAACGAGGTGTGTGAGGAGGACCGACCTCTCATCACACAG TTTTGTGCCAACGACCCGGAGGTGTTCCTCCAGGCTTCTCTCCTGGCCCAGGACTACTGCGACGCCATCGACCTCAACCTGGGCTGTCCGCAGATGATCGCTAAAAGAG GACACTACGGAGCTTTCCTCCAAGACGAGTGGGAGCTGTTAGAGAAAATGG TCCGGTTGGCGCACGAGAAGCTCTCGGTGCCCATCACATGCAAGATCCGTGTGTtcaaggagctggagaggacgGTCGGCTATGCCCAGATGCTGGAGAAAGCTGGGTGTCAG CTGCTCACAGTGCACGGCCGAACCAAAGAGCAGAAAGGGGCTTCGACGGGCATCGCTAACTGGGAGCACATCGCGGCAGTACG GAAGGCAGTGAACATTCCAGTGTTTGCTAACGGTAACATTCATCACCTGAGCGATGTGGAGCGCTGCATTCAGGAGACGGGGGTGCAAGGAGTCATGAGTGCAG AGGGGAACCTCCACAACCCGGCGCTGTTTGAGGGATGCAGTCCCCCCATATGGGAGATGGCAgaggaatacctggatgtggtGAAGGAGCACCCCCCCTGCACTCTGTCCTATGTACGAGCACACCTCTTCAAGCTCTGGCACCACAC acTACAGATCCACCAGGACCTGAGAGAGGAGCTGGCCAAGGTGAAGACCATCGAGGGGTTGGCCGGGGTCAGCAAACAGCTGCGGCTGCGCTGCCAG GAGGAGATTGCCAAAGGAAAGGacgcagaggagaaggagggcagCCTGCCGTTCCCTCACTGGATCTGCCAGCCCTACGTCAGGCCAGC GCCGAAGGAACCGGAGGTCAACGGCGACGGCAAAATCTCAGAGGTGAAGAAGGCGGTGTGTCAGAAGAGGGCGCTGGAGGACTTTGACGCAGCGGCCGACACTCTCTCCAAAAACAAGCAGAAGAAGAGATCCCGAAACCCGCACAAGAACTTTTGTCCCGAGCACAAGC CAGCCAAGTACATCAAGTGTGAGCAGTGCGGGAACCCAAAG GGCAATAAATGTGACTTCAACCTTTGTCGAAGCTGCTGTAAGAAGAAGGCCTTCAAGGAGGTGGCTGACTGCCCAA gccaCGGGTTGAGGTTCAAAACCAGGgctgagaaaaagaaagctgaggaggaggagaagaagggctCGGCGGCAGAGACGGATACGAGTGCAGCGCTGCAGGAGCAGTCCGAGGCACGGCTGCTACTATGA
- the dus1l gene encoding tRNA-dihydrouridine(16/17) synthase [NAD(P)(+)]-like isoform X2, whose translation MAKLQGFEFWRKTLKEARFVVAPMVDQSELAWRLLSRRHGAQLCYTPMLHAQVFVRDANYRRENLYNEVCEEDRPLITQFCANDPEVFLQASLLAQDYCDAIDLNLGCPQMIAKRGHYGAFLQDEWELLEKMVRLAHEKLSVPITCKIRVFKELERTVGYAQMLEKAGCQLLTVHGRTKEQKGASTGIANWEHIAAVRKAVNIPVFANGNIHHLSDVERCIQETGVQGVMSAEGNLHNPALFEGCSPPIWEMAEEYLDVVKEHPPCTLSYVRAHLFKLWHHTLQIHQDLREELAKVKTIEGLAGVSKQLRLRCQEEIAKGKDAEEKEGSLPFPHWICQPYVRPAPKEPEVNGDGKISEVKKAVCQKRALEDFDAAADTLSKNKQKKRSRNPHKNFCPEHKPKYIKCEQCGNPKGNKCDFNLCRSCCKKKAFKEVADCPSHGLRFKTRAEKKKAEEEEKKGSAAETDTSAALQEQSEARLLL comes from the exons ATGGCCAAGCTCCAAGGCTTCGAGTTCTGGAGGAAGACCCTGAAGGAGGCCCGCTTTGTGGTGGCCCCCATGGTGGACCAGAGCGAGCTTGCTTGGCGCCTGCTGAGCCGCCGTCACGGCGCCCAGCTCTGCTACACCCCCATGCTGCACGCCCAGGTCTTTGTTCGCGACGCCAACTACAGGCGGGAAAACCTGTACAACGAGGTGTGTGAGGAGGACCGACCTCTCATCACACAG TTTTGTGCCAACGACCCGGAGGTGTTCCTCCAGGCTTCTCTCCTGGCCCAGGACTACTGCGACGCCATCGACCTCAACCTGGGCTGTCCGCAGATGATCGCTAAAAGAG GACACTACGGAGCTTTCCTCCAAGACGAGTGGGAGCTGTTAGAGAAAATGG TCCGGTTGGCGCACGAGAAGCTCTCGGTGCCCATCACATGCAAGATCCGTGTGTtcaaggagctggagaggacgGTCGGCTATGCCCAGATGCTGGAGAAAGCTGGGTGTCAG CTGCTCACAGTGCACGGCCGAACCAAAGAGCAGAAAGGGGCTTCGACGGGCATCGCTAACTGGGAGCACATCGCGGCAGTACG GAAGGCAGTGAACATTCCAGTGTTTGCTAACGGTAACATTCATCACCTGAGCGATGTGGAGCGCTGCATTCAGGAGACGGGGGTGCAAGGAGTCATGAGTGCAG AGGGGAACCTCCACAACCCGGCGCTGTTTGAGGGATGCAGTCCCCCCATATGGGAGATGGCAgaggaatacctggatgtggtGAAGGAGCACCCCCCCTGCACTCTGTCCTATGTACGAGCACACCTCTTCAAGCTCTGGCACCACAC acTACAGATCCACCAGGACCTGAGAGAGGAGCTGGCCAAGGTGAAGACCATCGAGGGGTTGGCCGGGGTCAGCAAACAGCTGCGGCTGCGCTGCCAG GAGGAGATTGCCAAAGGAAAGGacgcagaggagaaggagggcagCCTGCCGTTCCCTCACTGGATCTGCCAGCCCTACGTCAGGCCAGC GCCGAAGGAACCGGAGGTCAACGGCGACGGCAAAATCTCAGAGGTGAAGAAGGCGGTGTGTCAGAAGAGGGCGCTGGAGGACTTTGACGCAGCGGCCGACACTCTCTCCAAAAACAAGCAGAAGAAGAGATCCCGAAACCCGCACAAGAACTTTTGTCCCGAGCACAAGC CCAAGTACATCAAGTGTGAGCAGTGCGGGAACCCAAAG GGCAATAAATGTGACTTCAACCTTTGTCGAAGCTGCTGTAAGAAGAAGGCCTTCAAGGAGGTGGCTGACTGCCCAA gccaCGGGTTGAGGTTCAAAACCAGGgctgagaaaaagaaagctgaggaggaggagaagaagggctCGGCGGCAGAGACGGATACGAGTGCAGCGCTGCAGGAGCAGTCCGAGGCACGGCTGCTACTATGA
- the LOC119220305 gene encoding tryptase-like yields the protein MAFWVLLPVLVLLHNTGGSLGAEVRSSIVGGKTAEPHAWKWMAYMRVLNEANDEWGCGATILTERWVMSARSCWEKKHKPEWDRITITVGSTDLDNGFNQMVEIGREPINHPTADLALFITSDPIKMNDKVEFMTLPSKGKLGDTSLCWIIGWGDAKKGIPLEKPQNLQQRKISIISNADCKKKIPDLGPKELCAKDYACDGDYGGPLVCKQDNSFVQVGIMISGKCDTEGKPGVYTPVYEYFDWIKSYIETKPPL from the exons ATGGCCTTCTGGGTACTTCTTCCTGTGCTGGTGCTGCTCCACAACACTggag ggtCCCTTGGAGCCGAGGTGAGGAGCTCCATTGTGGGTGGGAAGACAGCTGAGCCGCACGCCTGGAAGTGGATGGCCTACATGAGGGTTTTAAATGAAGCAAACGACGAGTGGGGCTGCGGCGCCACCATCCTCACCGAGCGGTGGGTGATGAGTGCTAGGAGCTGCTGGGAAAA AAAACATAAACCAGAGTGGGATAGGATCACAATTACTGTGGGCTCAACTGACCTGGACAACGGATTTAACCAAATGGTTGAAATAGGGAGGGAGCCCATAAACCACCCCACGGCCGACCTGGCTCTGTTCATTACGAGCGATCCGATCAAGATGAATGACAAGGTCGAGTTCATGACTCTGCCCTCCAAAGGCAAACTGGGTGACACTTCTCTGTGTTGGATCATCGGCTGGGGAGACGCCAAAAAAGGAA TTCCACTGGAAAAACCCCAAAACCTTCAACAGCGTAAGATTTCCATCATTTCTAACGCCGATTGCAAGAAGAAGATCCCTGACCTGGGTCCCAAAGAGCTGTGTGCAAAGGACTATGCCTGCGAT GGGGATTATGGCGGCCCGCTGGTGTGTAAGCAAGACAATAGCTTCGTGCAGGTGGGCATCATGATTTCCGGCAAATGTGATACCGAAGGCAAACCCGGCGTCTACACCCCAGTGTACGAGTACTTTGACTGGATCAAATCGTACATCGAGACAAAGCCTCCCCTGTAA